From Arthrobacter sp. FW306-2-2C-D06B, a single genomic window includes:
- the galK gene encoding galactokinase: MTSTPDAPAVSDLSGLFESTFGSAPDGVWQAPGRANLIGEHTDYNEGFVLPFAIDKTAKVAVRIRRDSRVRLLSTFGGQGVVEADVDMLVPEAAKGWTKYPLGVAWALQQRGILVPGFDLLMDSDVPLGAGLSSSHAIECAVISALNELTGAGLGAEDMVLATQKAENDFVGAPTGIMDQSASLRGSKGHAVFLDCRDQSVQLVPFDAEEAGLVLLVIDTKVSHSHADGGYASRRASCELGAQVLGVPALRDVGIGDLEEASGLLDSTTFRRVRHIVTENDRVLQTVERLTTDGPAHIGRLLDASHASMRDDFEISCPELDLAVETSRDHGAIGARMTGGGFGGSAIALTPAAHEQEVRDAVVRAFAAAGFTTPDIFTVTPAAGATRLA; encoded by the coding sequence ATGACCTCCACTCCCGACGCCCCGGCCGTGAGCGACCTGTCCGGGCTTTTCGAGTCGACTTTCGGTTCAGCCCCCGACGGCGTGTGGCAGGCACCGGGACGCGCGAACCTGATCGGCGAGCACACCGATTACAACGAGGGTTTCGTGTTGCCTTTCGCCATCGACAAGACGGCGAAGGTTGCAGTCCGGATCCGCCGTGATTCACGTGTCCGGCTGCTGTCCACTTTCGGCGGGCAGGGCGTGGTCGAAGCCGACGTGGACATGTTGGTTCCGGAAGCGGCCAAGGGCTGGACGAAGTATCCGCTCGGCGTGGCCTGGGCGTTGCAACAGCGCGGCATCCTTGTCCCGGGCTTCGATCTCCTCATGGATTCGGATGTCCCCCTTGGCGCGGGACTGTCCTCGTCGCACGCCATCGAATGCGCAGTCATCTCGGCGCTCAACGAGCTGACTGGTGCGGGACTCGGCGCCGAAGACATGGTCCTGGCAACGCAGAAGGCCGAAAACGACTTCGTGGGCGCCCCCACCGGAATCATGGACCAGTCGGCGTCACTTCGCGGGTCAAAGGGCCATGCGGTCTTCCTGGACTGCCGCGACCAGAGCGTACAGCTGGTCCCCTTCGACGCCGAGGAAGCCGGGCTCGTGCTGCTGGTCATCGACACCAAGGTTTCCCATTCGCATGCTGACGGCGGCTATGCCTCGCGTCGGGCTTCCTGCGAATTGGGCGCCCAGGTACTGGGGGTCCCGGCCCTTCGCGACGTCGGCATCGGGGATCTGGAGGAAGCCAGCGGCCTCCTGGACAGCACGACTTTCCGACGGGTGCGGCACATCGTCACGGAGAATGACCGCGTGCTTCAGACCGTGGAACGGCTCACCACGGACGGACCCGCACACATCGGCAGGCTCCTGGATGCGAGCCATGCCTCCATGCGCGACGACTTCGAGATCTCGTGCCCGGAACTGGATCTCGCAGTGGAAACTTCCCGCGACCACGGCGCCATCGGTGCCCGGATGACCGGAGGCGGTTTCGGCGGCTCGGCTATCGCCCTCACCCCGGCGGCCCATGAGCAAGAGGTGCGCGACGCCGTCGTACGCGCCTTCGCGGCGGCCGGTTTCACGACGCCGGACATCTTCACCGTCACCCCGGCAGCGGGGGCCACACGCCTCGCCTGA
- the galT gene encoding galactose-1-phosphate uridylyltransferase, with product MTRLTSTRLADGRELIYFDDAGSPERDPGSLTDHRELPPRADPGELRYDALSGEWVAVAAHRQSRTHLPPADQCPICPTTPANPSEIPAPDYDVVVFENRFPSLGPTLGTIPGTPAWGTSGPAYGRCEVVSFTPSHTGSFAGLGETRARTVIEAWAHRTQALSALPGIQQVFPFENRGADIGVTLHHPHGQIYAYPYVTPRAASLGAAASRHFDNSNGRESLTSSILKAERQDGSRMVLEGGHFSAYVPFAARWPLEVHLVPHRQVPDLAALSGEERDELAHVYLELLKRMDALYPTPTPYISAWHQAPLDAALRPSGHLHLQLTSPRRAADKLKYLAGSEAAMGAFINDTTPESVAERLRAVASDSQRAIPEGAPA from the coding sequence ATGACTCGCCTTACCAGCACGCGCCTCGCCGACGGCCGGGAGCTGATCTATTTCGACGACGCCGGCTCGCCGGAGCGCGATCCCGGCTCGTTGACGGATCACCGTGAGCTGCCGCCGCGCGCCGATCCGGGCGAGTTGCGCTACGACGCGCTGAGTGGCGAATGGGTCGCGGTCGCGGCGCACCGCCAAAGCCGCACCCATCTTCCGCCCGCGGACCAATGTCCGATCTGCCCCACCACTCCCGCGAACCCTTCGGAAATTCCCGCGCCGGACTACGACGTCGTGGTCTTCGAGAACCGCTTCCCTTCGCTGGGTCCAACGCTCGGCACGATTCCCGGCACGCCCGCTTGGGGAACGTCGGGTCCCGCCTACGGCCGCTGCGAGGTTGTCTCGTTCACCCCAAGCCACACCGGATCCTTTGCCGGGCTTGGCGAAACCAGGGCGCGCACTGTCATTGAGGCATGGGCGCACAGGACCCAGGCGCTCAGCGCGCTCCCTGGAATCCAGCAGGTGTTTCCGTTCGAAAACCGGGGTGCTGACATCGGGGTAACGCTCCACCACCCGCACGGACAGATCTATGCCTACCCCTACGTCACGCCGCGGGCGGCAAGCCTTGGCGCCGCCGCCAGCCGGCACTTCGACAACTCAAACGGCCGGGAATCGCTGACGTCCTCGATCCTCAAGGCCGAACGGCAGGACGGGAGCCGCATGGTGCTCGAAGGCGGGCACTTCAGCGCCTATGTACCCTTCGCGGCCCGCTGGCCGCTGGAAGTGCATCTCGTCCCGCATCGCCAGGTTCCGGACCTCGCCGCCTTGAGCGGCGAAGAACGCGACGAACTAGCGCACGTCTACCTTGAGTTGCTCAAGCGCATGGATGCCCTGTATCCGACTCCCACGCCCTACATTTCCGCGTGGCACCAGGCGCCCCTCGATGCTGCCTTGAGGCCGTCCGGCCACCTGCACCTGCAACTCACCTCCCCGCGCCGAGCCGCCGACAAGCTCAAGTACCTTGCCGGTTCGGAGGCGGCCATGGGAGCCTTCATCAACGACACCACGCCTGAATCCGTGGCAGAACGGCTGCGCGCCGTCGCCAGCGATTCGCAGCGCGCTATTCCCGAAGGGGCACCAGCATGA
- a CDS encoding aldose 1-epimerase family protein: protein MQYGGAMPPTTPISTPGEETVSRRFASGRQFEIRRGDALAVVTELAAGLRLFSRDGVQLTESYGDGQLPPGATGITLAPWANRIEDGIWYLDGKKQQLDITEVSRNNASHGLLRNSSYALVAEDQFSVTLEAVIFPQHGYPFLARHQVRYEIDAGLALRVSQSFINDSAAPAPFVLGAHPYLRVGDVPPEEMVLTVHAGTRLVADERLIPRSSVRVSGDFDFGGGRSVGGLDVDVAFTDLEFDGGLARQTLSAPDGRSVSLVQDENCAYVHVFVTDTFPGRSKAVAIEPMTGPANAFNSGEGLRWLEPGGTFTMRWGIVGAL from the coding sequence ATGCAGTACGGTGGTGCCATGCCTCCCACCACGCCGATTTCCACGCCGGGCGAAGAGACCGTATCCCGCCGCTTTGCCAGCGGACGCCAATTCGAGATCCGCCGCGGCGACGCGCTCGCCGTCGTCACCGAGCTCGCCGCGGGCTTGCGGCTGTTCAGCCGCGACGGCGTCCAGCTCACCGAGAGCTACGGCGACGGGCAACTTCCGCCCGGCGCCACCGGAATAACCCTGGCTCCTTGGGCCAACCGGATCGAGGACGGGATCTGGTACCTCGACGGAAAGAAGCAGCAACTGGATATCACGGAGGTGTCCCGCAATAACGCTAGCCATGGGCTCCTCCGCAATTCGTCCTATGCCCTCGTGGCGGAAGACCAATTCTCCGTGACCCTCGAAGCGGTGATCTTCCCGCAGCATGGCTACCCGTTCCTGGCCCGGCACCAGGTCCGCTATGAGATCGACGCCGGGCTCGCATTGCGGGTTTCTCAGAGTTTCATCAATGATTCGGCGGCACCCGCTCCCTTCGTGCTCGGTGCGCACCCGTATTTGCGTGTGGGGGACGTTCCGCCCGAAGAGATGGTCCTGACTGTCCACGCCGGCACACGGCTCGTGGCTGACGAGCGGCTGATCCCGCGTAGCTCGGTGCGTGTCAGCGGTGATTTTGATTTTGGCGGCGGCCGGAGTGTCGGCGGCCTGGATGTCGATGTGGCGTTCACGGATCTGGAGTTCGACGGCGGACTCGCCCGCCAAACGCTGTCCGCGCCGGACGGCCGGAGCGTCTCTTTGGTGCAGGACGAGAACTGCGCCTACGTCCACGTTTTCGTCACGGATACTTTTCCGGGCCGCTCGAAGGCCGTTGCGATCGAGCCCATGACTGGTCCGGCGAACGCCTTCAACTCGGGGGAGGGCCTCCGGTGGCTTGAACCAGGCGGGACCTTCACCATGAGATGGGGAATTGTGGGCGCGCTGTAG